The window tcatagaaaaactaaaaatcaaacacTGAAAAGAAGTGGGCAACCATTGAAAAAACACTGCATAGGACAACGAAAGAGAGATGATGTTTTACAGTTGAAAAACTGATCAAACAAACGTGAATGAAAAGCCTGGATTTCTTGACAGATCGGGGGCTGATCTGAGGAACTGTAAGACCATCCTCGCTCCATTCCCAACTAACTTTCATTTTGCTTGCTTCTTTTGACTGACTAAATCCACTGGGTAAACCAGGCTGGGGAATATAACGATGAAGTTGAGGGAAGTGGGCTGTAACTTGAGGGACCGAGAAGCCTAAATCTTCTGTAGAAAAAGAACTCCTGTTGCTTTCAAGATCTTGATCCAGCAatggcaaaattaaaaaaggtcACAAGTCTGCATCAAATTGGGTTACGTTAGGGAAAAGGGTGTAGATGAGTCTTAAAAAATACAACACCCTAAAAAAAACAGGTCTCTCTCTTTAGAAATAGGGTGCACTCCAAACCTTATTGCAACCATTATTGCTAGCAAATGAAGGATCAAGAAAATCATCGATGCGCCAGCCTGGTACTGTCTCTAAATACTCAGATATGCTACTTGTTGAAATTGAACCATTGTCACTAACATGATTTTCATCGAAATTATATGCCGTTGTTGTTGATGCTGTCTCAACTGAAGGAGAGCTGAGGATTTCGTTGGAATTCTTTAGGTATGGCTGATGGTTTCTATTGCTAGTAGTGTTAATGTTTGCGTCAAAGTTATTAGTGGAGGTCGATGATGCTGTGtgcagagaagaagaagcagagagCCTTACACCTGTGAGAAGAAACCTGTTGTGTTTCTGAGAATGTTCATTAGCTTTGTGAATTGGGAGGTCACATTCTCTGCATAGAATGGCCCTATCCTCTTGACAAAACAGGAGGGCTCTCCTCTCCTGAAGAAAAATAACCACGAAGActatattttataacctcaacaATCACAGTAAGTGAAAAGCAAGTGAAGGATCTAGCTGGTGGTACCTGACAGATATCACAGAGAGGGGATTCTTTGAAAGAAGGATGGACTAAAGAGAACCTCGAGTGTTTGCTTGCTAACTTGTTTGCATGGTGAACTCTGTGATCACATCCATCGCAGAGAGCAGCTTCATCCGCACAACAGAAAACTGTCGCCTCTACATTGTCACACACATCACACCGGATCTTCATTACCATCCTAGTATACCCCCTCTAATATTCTTGGTTGGAGTTTAATGTAAAGATAGATTGTGGTCTTTTGAAATTGACCTTTAAGAGTGAATAA of the Populus nigra chromosome 7, ddPopNigr1.1, whole genome shotgun sequence genome contains:
- the LOC133699146 gene encoding B-box zinc finger protein 20-like isoform X1 produces the protein MVMKIRCDVCDNVEATVFCCADEAALCDGCDHRVHHANKLASKHSRFSLVHPSFKESPLCDICQERRALLFCQEDRAILCRECDLPIHKANEHSQKHNRFLLTGVRLSASSSLHTASSTSTNNFDANINTTSNRNHQPYLKNSNEILSSPSVETASTTTAYNFDENHVSDNGSISTSSISEYLETVPGWRIDDFLDPSFASNNGCNKVWSAPYF
- the LOC133699146 gene encoding B-box zinc finger protein 20-like isoform X2: MVMKIRCDVCDNVEATVFCCADEAALCDGCDHRVHHANKLASKHSRFSLVHPSFKESPLCDICQERRALLFCQEDRAILCRECDLPIHKANEHSQKHNRFLLTGVRLSASSSLHTASSTSTNNFDANINTTSNRNHQPYLKNSNEILSSPSVETASTTTAYNFDENHVSDNGSISTSSISEYLETVPGWRIDDFLDPSFASNNGCNKTCDLF